One window of the Triticum dicoccoides isolate Atlit2015 ecotype Zavitan chromosome 3B, WEW_v2.0, whole genome shotgun sequence genome contains the following:
- the LOC119275232 gene encoding tRNA (guanine(10)-N2)-methyltransferase homolog, giving the protein MWYLCVFYHRLLDYRRPEVQSLAELFGGPGAGAAVEWRMPENHHEDSPFHLVRLPGDERVAAQTANRSLLVKGIYELWGQGATYDELEEAIRAYPDERKLPYLTPESSFKIVVDSFGKAVSFEEQNAIIKRFTYIPFKGRVNLKKPDHKFFVLETDDYGPQNGLPPVAQKTVFFGRLVGAADRHVVPTYELKSRKYIGPTAMDCEMAFLMANQGLARPGKLVYDPFVGTGSILVAAAHFGAMTMGADIDIRVVRDGRGPHCNIWSNFEQYKLPEPLCVLRADNNLPPWRPGLKEIFDAIICDPPYGVRAGGRKSGGRKLLKGIIPPYIVPDDKRENHIPSTAPYSLAECVHDLLLLAARMLVIGGRLVFFYPVLRDDDVADVAKFPEHPCFKLVSSCEQILSLRYSRVLLTMVKVEPYTDEVKRIGEERHQEFRENHQKWMEEGNLHSAVFSPAEHDGRPKFDKDSKPKYRGKYV; this is encoded by the exons ATGTGGTACCTTTGCGTCTTCTACCACAGGCTCCTCGACTACCGGCGGCCGGAAGTGCAGTCGCTCGCCGAGCTCTTCGGCGGCCCCGGCGCCGGGGCCGCTGTAGAGTGGCGTATGCCCGAGAATCACCACGAAGACTCCCCCTTCCACCTCGTTCGCCTCCCCGGCGACGAGCGCGTTGCCGCGCAGACCGCCAACCGCA GCCTGCTCGTGAAGGGGATCTATGAGCTGTGGGGGCAGGGTGCCACCTACGACGAACTGGAGGAGGCGATACGGGCGTACCCCGACGAAAGGAAGCTGCCGTACCTGACGCCGGAAAGCTCGTTCAAGATTGTCGTCGACAGCTTCGGCAAGGCGGTCAGCTTCGAAGAACAGAATGCGATTATAAAGAGGTTCACTTACATTCCATTCAAG GGCCGTGTTAATTTGAAGAAGCCCGATCACAAGTTCTTTGTCTTGGAGACCGATGATTATGGGCCACAAAATGGCCTGCCACCAGTTGCTCAGAAGACGGTATTCTTTGGCCGGCTGGTTGGAGCAGCAGATAGGCATGTAGTGCCGACATATGAGTTGAAGAGCAGGAAGTACATTGGTCCGACTGCGATGGACTGTGAAATGGCGTTTCTCATGGCCAACCAAGGGCTCGCACGGCCTGGGAAACTTGTGTATGACCCTTTTGTTGGCACCGGGAGCATTTTAGTGGCTGCTGCACATTTTGGAGCCATGACTATG GGTGCAGATATTGATATAAGAGTTGTGCGGGATGGACGTGGCCCTCATTGCAATATTTGGAGCAACTTTGAGCAG TACAAGTTGCCAGAGCCTTTGTGTGTGCTACGAGCtgataacaacctaccaccttggcGTCCAGGATTGAAGGAG ATATTTGATGCAATCATCTGCGACCCCCCATATGGTGTCCGAGCTGGTGGGCGAAAGTCGGGCGGTCGGAAGCTCCTAAAAGGCATCATCCCTCCGTACATAGTTCCGGACGACAAGAGAGAGAACCATATTCCATCAACCGCTCCATACAGTCTCGCAGAATGTGTtcacgacctcctcctccttgctgcgaGAATGCTGGTGATTGGTGGCAGGCTGGTCTTCTTCTACCCGGTCTTGCGGGATGATGATGTTGCCGACGTAGCAAAATTCCCGGAGCACCCCTGCTTCAAGCTGGTCTCCTCCTGCGAGCAGATCCTAAGCCTGCGGTACAGCCGGGTTCTGCTGACGATGGTGAAGGTCGAGCCCTACACAGACGAGGTCAAGAGGATCGGCGAGGAGCGGCACCAGGAGTTCAGGGAGAACCACCAGAAATGGATGGAGGAGGGCAACCTGCACTCCGCCGTGTTCAGCCCGGCGGAGCATGATGGGAGGCCCAAATTTGATAAAGATTCCAAGCCGAAGTACAGGGGAAAGTACGTGTAG